Proteins co-encoded in one Neofelis nebulosa isolate mNeoNeb1 chromosome 2, mNeoNeb1.pri, whole genome shotgun sequence genomic window:
- the SMIM12 gene encoding small integral membrane protein 12 has product MWPVLWTVVRTYAPYVTFPVAFVVGAVGYHLEWFIRGKDPQPVEEEKSISERREDRKLDELLGKDHTQVVSLKDKLEFAPKAVLNRNRPEKN; this is encoded by the coding sequence ATGTGGCCTGTGCTCTGGACCGTGGTGCGTACCTATGCTCCCTATGTCACATTTCCTGTGGCCTTTGTGGTCGGGGCTGTGGGTTACCACCTGGAATGGTTCATCCGGGGAAAGGATCCCCAGCCcgtggaggaggagaagagcaTCTCTGAGCGCCGGGAGGACCGCAAGCTGGATGAACTGCTAGGCAAGGACCACACCCAGGTGGTGAGCCTTAAGGACAAGCTGGAATTTGCCCCTAAAGCTGTCCTGAACAGAAACCGCCCGGAGAAGAACTAA